A DNA window from Ranitomeya imitator isolate aRanImi1 chromosome 2, aRanImi1.pri, whole genome shotgun sequence contains the following coding sequences:
- the LOC138667367 gene encoding zinc finger protein 84-like, with product MHQRTHTGEKPFSCSECGKCFTIKKALVRHQETHTGEKPFSCSECGKCFTYKWNLDKLQRTHTGEKPFSCSECGKCYIQKSDLVNHRKTHTGEKPFSCSECKICFKWKIDLDIHQRIHTGAKPFSCLECGKCFNQKGHLVSHQRTHTGEKPFLCPECGKCFTLKENLVRHQITHTGEKPFSCPECGKCFTHKGSLVTHQRTHTGEKPFSCSECGKCFNQKEHLVSHHRTHTGEKPFSCSECKKCFKRKIDLNIHQKIHTGEKPLFCSECGKCFNPKGTFVSHQRTHTGEKPFLCPECGKYFTHKENLVRHQRTHTGENPFSCSECGKHFTHKENLVRHQRTHTGEKPFSCSECGKCFNQKGHLVSHHRTHTGEKTFLCSECGKCFNRKGSLVTHQRTHTGEKPFSCSECGKYFKWKALLVRHQSSHTGEMPFSFS from the coding sequence atgcaccagagaactcacacaggtgagaagcctttttcttgttcagaatgtgggaaatgttttaccatcaaaaaggctcttgttagacaccaagaaactcacacgggggagaagcctttttcatgttcagaatgtgggaaatgttttacctacaaATGGAATCTTGATAAActtcaaagaacccacacaggggagaagcctttttcctgttcagaatgtgggaaatgttatatccagaaatcagatttggttaaccaccgtaaaactcacacaggggaaaagcctttttcatgttcagaatgtaagatatgttttaaatggaaaatagatCTTGATATACAtcaaagaatccacacaggggcgaagcctttttcctgtttagaatgtgggaaatgttttaaccagaaagggcatcttgttagtcaccagagaactcacacaggggagaagccttttttatgtccagaatgtgggaaatgttttacccttaaagagaatcttgttagacaccaaataactcacacaggggagaagcctttttcatgtccagaatgtgggaaatgttttacccacaaagggagtcttgttacacaccaaagaacccacacaggggagaagcctttctcatgttcagaatgtgggaaatgttttaaccagaaagagcatcttgttagtcaccatagaactcacacaggggaaaagcccttttcatgttcagaatgtaagaaATGTTTTAAACGGAAAATAGATCTTAATATCCATCAaaaaatccacacaggggagaagcctttattctgttcagaatgtgggaaatgttttaacccgaAAGGGActtttgttagtcaccagagaactcacacgggggagaagccttttttatgtccagaatgtgggaaatattttacccacaaagagaatcttgttagacaccaaagaactcacacaggggagaaccctttttcatgttcagaatgtggaaaacattttacccacaaagagaatcttgttagacaccaaagaacccacacaggggagaagcctttttcatgttcagaatgtgggaaatgttttaaccagaaagggcatcttgttagtcaccatagaactcacacaggggagaagacttttttatgttcagaatgtgggaaatgttttaaccggaaagggagtcttgttacacaccaaagaacccacacaggagagaaacctttttcatgttcagaatgtgggaaatattttaaatggaaagcacttcttgttagacatcagagcagtcacacaggggagatgccgttttcattttcttaa